A window from Kovacikia minuta CCNUW1 encodes these proteins:
- the ftsH3 gene encoding ATP-dependent zinc metalloprotease FtsH3, whose amino-acid sequence MNKRWRNVGLYTLLAIVVVSLATAFFDKPSQRGETWTASQFYKAVEAGQIEKVQISSDRTIAAFRQGSNRIVVNLVPNDPDLIDTLVKNKVDISVLPQGNEDLLPKVLSSLLLPILLLVGLFFLLRRAQNGPGSQAMNFGKSKARVQMEPQTQVTFGDVAGIDQAKLELSEVVDFLKNADRFTAVGAKIPKGVLLVGPPGTGKTLLARAVAGEAGVPFFSISGSEFVEMFVGVGASRVRDLFEQAKTNAPCIVFIDEIDAVGRQRGAGLGGGNDEREQTLNQLLTEMDGFEGNTGIIIIAATNRPDVLDAALLRPGRFDRQVVVDRPDYAGRLEILNVHARGKTISKDVDLEKIARRTPGFTGADLSNLLNEAAILAARRNLTEISMDEVNDAIDRVLAGPEKKDRVMSEKRKQLVAYHEAGHAMVGALMPDYDPVQKISIIPRGRAGGLTWFTPSEDRMDSGLYSRSYLQNQMAVALGGRIAEELIFGEEEVTTGASNDLQQVARVARQMVTRFGMSDRLGPVALGRQQGNMFLGRDIAAERDFSEETAAAIDDEVRNLVEQAYRRAKAVLVNNRHVLDQLAEMLIEKETVDAEELQELLANNDVKVAAIA is encoded by the coding sequence GTGAATAAGCGGTGGAGAAACGTTGGACTATATACGCTGCTGGCAATTGTGGTAGTTTCTTTAGCCACAGCATTTTTTGATAAACCCTCCCAAAGAGGGGAAACCTGGACAGCCAGCCAGTTTTACAAAGCAGTCGAAGCGGGCCAGATTGAGAAGGTTCAAATTAGCTCTGACCGCACGATCGCTGCATTCCGGCAGGGAAGCAACCGCATCGTGGTTAACTTAGTGCCTAACGATCCGGACTTAATCGATACTCTGGTCAAAAATAAGGTTGACATTTCGGTTCTACCCCAGGGAAATGAAGACCTGCTGCCCAAAGTGTTGAGCAGTTTGCTGTTGCCAATCCTATTGCTGGTTGGTTTGTTCTTCCTGCTCAGACGCGCTCAGAATGGTCCTGGTAGTCAGGCGATGAACTTTGGTAAGTCGAAAGCCAGAGTTCAAATGGAACCGCAGACCCAGGTCACCTTTGGAGATGTGGCTGGTATCGACCAGGCAAAGCTGGAACTTAGCGAAGTTGTCGATTTCCTTAAGAATGCTGACCGCTTCACCGCCGTAGGTGCCAAGATTCCTAAAGGAGTGTTGCTGGTAGGGCCTCCAGGAACCGGGAAAACGCTTCTAGCCCGTGCGGTTGCTGGAGAAGCCGGGGTTCCTTTCTTTTCAATTTCCGGTTCTGAGTTTGTTGAAATGTTCGTCGGGGTCGGGGCTTCCCGTGTCCGCGATCTGTTTGAACAAGCGAAGACAAACGCTCCCTGTATTGTGTTTATTGATGAAATTGATGCTGTTGGTCGGCAACGGGGTGCTGGTCTGGGTGGTGGAAACGATGAGCGGGAACAAACACTCAACCAGTTATTGACGGAAATGGATGGGTTTGAAGGTAATACCGGGATCATTATTATTGCCGCCACCAACCGTCCCGATGTTTTAGATGCGGCATTGCTCCGTCCTGGTCGTTTTGACCGCCAGGTGGTGGTCGATCGCCCCGACTACGCGGGTCGGCTCGAAATCCTCAATGTCCATGCCCGTGGTAAAACCATCTCGAAGGATGTGGATCTGGAAAAGATTGCTCGTCGAACCCCTGGTTTCACAGGTGCGGATTTATCGAACCTGTTGAATGAGGCTGCAATTCTGGCAGCCCGCCGGAATTTGACCGAAATCTCGATGGATGAGGTCAATGACGCGATCGATCGGGTTCTGGCAGGTCCTGAGAAGAAGGATCGGGTGATGAGTGAAAAGCGCAAGCAGTTGGTCGCCTACCACGAAGCAGGGCATGCGATGGTCGGTGCATTAATGCCCGACTACGACCCGGTTCAGAAAATTAGCATCATTCCCCGCGGTCGGGCAGGGGGGCTGACCTGGTTTACGCCAAGTGAAGACCGGATGGATTCTGGGCTTTATTCCCGATCCTATCTGCAAAACCAGATGGCAGTTGCTCTGGGAGGTCGAATCGCTGAGGAACTTATTTTTGGCGAAGAGGAAGTAACCACGGGTGCTTCCAATGATTTGCAGCAGGTTGCCCGCGTTGCTCGCCAGATGGTAACCCGATTTGGGATGAGCGATCGCCTGGGTCCTGTTGCTTTAGGTCGTCAGCAGGGCAACATGTTCCTGGGTCGCGACATCGCGGCTGAACGGGATTTTTCCGAAGAAACAGCGGCTGCCATTGATGACGAAGTTCGTAATCTGGTAGAGCAAGCCTATCGCCGCGCCAAAGCTGTTCTGGTGAATAATCGGCATGTGCTGGATCAACTGGCAGAAATGCTAATTGAGAAGGAAACTGTGGACGCGGAAGAACTCCAGGAGCTACTGGCGAATAACGATGTTAAAGTTGCAGCCATTGCTTAA